GCGGGCTTCTGGGAAGACAGGTTGTCCTGCTGGCAGAAGATGATGTCTGCCGCCCTGAGGTGGCCACCAACACAGCTACGAAACTTGCCACCGAAGGTGTTGTTGCCGTTATCGGCCACATCTGCTCAGGAGCCACCATTTCAGCTCTTGGCATTTACAACAGTACCAACACGGTCTGCATCTCCCCATCGGCCACCAGCCCGGAAATCACCCAAAGCGGAGACTACCCTGTCTTCTTCCGCACCATTGCTCCGGATGATGCTCAGGCAAGACTGCAGGTGGACTTTGCCCTGGACACCCTCGGCCTTGAAAGAATTGCCATCCTCCATGACCGTGGCGACTACGGCCGGGGACTTGCGGAATTTGCACGTAAATTCATCCAGGAATCCGGTCAGGCAGAAGTCGTTCTGTATGAGGGAATTACCACGGGTGCCATGGACTACACCTCCGTTGTTCAAAATATCCGCAGATCCCAGGCCGATGCCGTCATTTACGGAGGCTACCACCCTGAAGCATCCAAACTCGTGATGCAGATGCGCAACAGCGACATGAAAACCCTCTTTATTTCCGCAGACGGCGTCAAAGATGACACCTTTATCCGTGTTGCCGGCGAGTACGCAGAAGGCGTGTATGCCACAGGACCCGTTGACGTATCCGAGAACCCGCTGGCCGTTGCTGCCCGTGAAGAGCACCGGCAGACCTATGGCGATGATCCCGGAGCATTCTTTTTAAATGCCTATGCAGCCAGCATGGCACTGATGAATGCCATTGAAAAAGCCGGGGCCACGGACGCTGCATCCATCATGAATGCCCTGCGCAGCGAGTACATAGACACACCCCTCGGCAACATCAGCTTTGATGAGAAAGGGGATGCCATTGGCGTTGGCTTTTCCATGTATCAGGTGCAGGACGGTGTCTATGTTGAGCTGAAAGAATAAATAAAACCTGCGGAACAAATACCTTTTGCAGGTAAGAAATTCATACCGGGGGCTTGCTCCCGGTATGAAAATAATATATTGGCAGCACGTTGGCAAAAGGTTGGACCAGAACAGAACGGTCAGGGCTGGGCCCGGAAAGGGAAAAACTTTTTTTCCCTTTCCAGGCTCCGTCACCCATCGGACCTTCTGAAAAAGATTCATCCGCCGGAGATTTCCTGTCCGGAATCTTCTTTGACGCTCATAAACCAACATGGGAAATCTGCACCATGGAACAGTTTCTTGAATATTTCCTCAGCGGCCTCACCCGAGGCAGCATCTACGCCCTCATCGCCCTCGGCTACACGATGGTGTACGGTATCATAGGGCTTATCAATTTTGCCCATGGTGAAATTTATATGATAGGCGCCTTCACCGCCCTCATCGCTGCCACCGCCCTCACCATTCTCGGATTCCCTCCACTGGCCGTTCTGCTCCTTGCCGGCCTTGCCGCAGTTATATGGGCATCCGCCTATGGATTCACCATTGAAAAAGTGGCCTACAAGCCCTTACGGGGAGCCCAACGCCTTTCCCCTCTGATCAGTGCCATCGGGATGTCCATTTTTCTGCAAAATTATGTCATGCTGGCCCAGACTTCCGATTTTCTCCGCTTCCCCTCCCTTATTCCGGAATTCCAGTGGCTGGCTCCCTGGTCCCATATCATGAACACCTCCCGGTTCATTATCCTGGCCACGGCTGCGGTTGCCATGGTTTTTCTCACTCTCCTTATCAGGTACACCCGTACGGGAAAAGCCATGCGCGCCACATCCCAGGACAGAGAAATGGCCCTTCTTGTGGGCGTGAATGTGGACCGCGTCATCTCCAGCACCTTCATCATCGGATCCTCCCTTGCTGCCGTGGGAGGGGTGCTGATAGCCTCCCATATCGGACAGATCAACTACTATGTCGGCTTCATTGCCGGACTGAAGGCCTTTACCGCGGCCGTTCTCGGCGGTATAGGGTCCATTCCCGGTGCTGTTCTGGGAGGGCTGATACTCGGATGGACCGAAAGTTTTGCCACGGGCTATGTTTCATCCGAATATGAAGATGTCTTTGCCTTTGCCCTGCTGGTACTGATTCTGATCTTCCGCCCCGCTGGCATCCTTGGTAAAAACAACACCCAGAAAGTCTGATGAGGTTGGTATGTCTGGTCTTGATGAAGTCAAAAAATCGCTTACTGCCGCAGTCTGGTTCATGTTTCTCACGTTTCCCATCATGGTTGTCCGAGTCCGGCCTCTGGACAGAACCATTGAATGGCGATGGGACAACATGATTTACGTGGGCCTTAGCGTTTTCTTCGGATCCTTTCTATGGCGAAAAATGCTCCGACGCAAGGAAATGGGACTCCGAAGACAGGCCATGGGAGAAGACAGCAGGAGGCAAAATTTCCTTCAGAAAGCAGCGGGGAATCGCCGGTTCCTTGTGCCTGCCACGATGGGCATTCTGGTTATCACCCTTCTCTTTCCCCACCTTGTGAATCCTTATCAGATCAGTATCATGACCCTGGCCCTCATTTACGTGGTATTGGGTCTGGGGCTGAATATCGTTGTGGGGCAGGCAGGACTTTTAAACCTTGGCTATGTTGCTTTTTTTGCCGTGGGGGCTTATTCTTATGCCCTTCTGAATCAGCACTTCGGGCTGGGATTCTGGATCTGCCTGCCCATCGGAGCTTCCCTTGCCGCCCTTTTCGGCATCCTGCTTGCACTGCCCGTTCTTCGGCTCCGGGGGGACTATCTTGCCATTGTCACCCTCGGCTTCGGAGAAATCACCCGCATTGTTCTGGAAAACTGGGGAGCCTTTTCCGGTGGCCCCATTGGCATCCGGAACATACCCAGGCCGGAATTTTTCGGCATGACATTCAGCCTCAGCGAAGCCATTACCTTTATCTACTACATCATGATTGCAGCGGTTATTTTTACTGTTTTTGTGATCAACCGGCTCCAGAACTCCCGTCTGGGAAGGGCCTGGGTAGCCCTTCGTGAAGACGAGATTGCCTGCCAGGCCATGGGCATTGACAAAGCCCGAGTCAAACTCTCCGCCTTTGCTCTGGGTGCCATGTGGGCAGGTATGG
This window of the Desulfobotulus pelophilus genome carries:
- a CDS encoding branched-chain amino acid ABC transporter substrate-binding protein, with the protein product MKSFVRLSCSMVLVLLATTFFVSCGKKTEDEVIKIGYGGALSGDLASYGIPSRRAAELVIKNINAGGGLLGRQVVLLAEDDVCRPEVATNTATKLATEGVVAVIGHICSGATISALGIYNSTNTVCISPSATSPEITQSGDYPVFFRTIAPDDAQARLQVDFALDTLGLERIAILHDRGDYGRGLAEFARKFIQESGQAEVVLYEGITTGAMDYTSVVQNIRRSQADAVIYGGYHPEASKLVMQMRNSDMKTLFISADGVKDDTFIRVAGEYAEGVYATGPVDVSENPLAVAAREEHRQTYGDDPGAFFLNAYAASMALMNAIEKAGATDAASIMNALRSEYIDTPLGNISFDEKGDAIGVGFSMYQVQDGVYVELKE
- a CDS encoding branched-chain amino acid ABC transporter permease, which produces MEQFLEYFLSGLTRGSIYALIALGYTMVYGIIGLINFAHGEIYMIGAFTALIAATALTILGFPPLAVLLLAGLAAVIWASAYGFTIEKVAYKPLRGAQRLSPLISAIGMSIFLQNYVMLAQTSDFLRFPSLIPEFQWLAPWSHIMNTSRFIILATAAVAMVFLTLLIRYTRTGKAMRATSQDREMALLVGVNVDRVISSTFIIGSSLAAVGGVLIASHIGQINYYVGFIAGLKAFTAAVLGGIGSIPGAVLGGLILGWTESFATGYVSSEYEDVFAFALLVLILIFRPAGILGKNNTQKV
- a CDS encoding ABC transporter permease subunit translates to MSGLDEVKKSLTAAVWFMFLTFPIMVVRVRPLDRTIEWRWDNMIYVGLSVFFGSFLWRKMLRRKEMGLRRQAMGEDSRRQNFLQKAAGNRRFLVPATMGILVITLLFPHLVNPYQISIMTLALIYVVLGLGLNIVVGQAGLLNLGYVAFFAVGAYSYALLNQHFGLGFWICLPIGASLAALFGILLALPVLRLRGDYLAIVTLGFGEITRIVLENWGAFSGGPIGIRNIPRPEFFGMTFSLSEAITFIYYIMIAAVIFTVFVINRLQNSRLGRAWVALREDEIACQAMGIDKARVKLSAFALGAMWAGMAGVIFAGYNTYINPKSFTFMESVIILSIVVLGGMGSILGVILGGLIMILLPEYLREVGHYRMLIFGAAMIVMMVFRPQGLIQGKRKAYQFQRDKKAA